The following proteins are co-located in the Clostridiales bacterium genome:
- a CDS encoding PASTA domain-containing protein, whose protein sequence is MSPTTNKNKRRLVLVFVLTCLMCTALAFRVGWIQVVASERYAKMAVEQQTRDVPIPAKRGIIYDTNGKELAISAVTNSIWARPGVVKSAATEEKSQENLEKTASALAEILEMDQEQVLKIISQNRSLVKVAKYVDKEKADQIRQKGLKGIEIAEDVKRYYPMGPFLAHVLGSTTDDNRGLAGIEMRYDKYLSGIPGRWIKNTDRDGDSLSYGVEKYFQAENGLNLVLTIDEVIQHYVEKALDTVQANTSADRVMCIVMDPKTGDILAMGVTPDYDPNNPRVPPTEEGAAYLDSLTDEKKLEYWNAMWRNPLVSDTYEPGSTFKLLTTAIALEEGVTSLDDRFVCTGSIVVAGQKLRCWRSYNPHGAQNLVQAVGNSCNPVFVQLAQRVGYEKYFDYMELFGLRDKTGIDYPGEGYAILQDEASAGPVGLATMSYGQGIAVTPIQLITAVSALGNEGKLMQPRIVKELRDSDGNVIQSFKTKVVRQVVSKKTADEMSLIMEAVVDEGGGATAKVPGYRIGGKTGTANKAKGGGYSEETFSSFIGMAPMDDPRIAILMIVDNPKGVKFGSQTAAPGVRLVLEETLRYLNIQPSYNEEEKQAIESGYVTVPDVTNMPYRDAMDILGKASLLYTVSPAGDIALDDNFNVVDQYPKPGEKLQKGGTVCLYRN, encoded by the coding sequence CAAATGGCAAGGAACTGGCGATCAGCGCTGTAACAAACAGTATCTGGGCGAGACCAGGAGTAGTAAAAAGCGCTGCAACGGAAGAAAAGTCACAGGAGAACCTTGAGAAGACTGCTTCTGCACTGGCAGAAATTCTGGAAATGGATCAAGAACAGGTATTAAAAATCATCAGCCAGAACCGAAGTCTTGTGAAAGTAGCAAAGTACGTTGATAAAGAAAAGGCAGATCAGATCAGGCAGAAGGGTCTGAAGGGGATTGAAATTGCAGAAGATGTAAAAAGATATTACCCCATGGGACCGTTTTTGGCCCATGTACTGGGAAGCACAACGGATGACAATAGGGGTCTTGCGGGTATCGAAATGAGGTATGACAAGTACTTGAGCGGGATTCCGGGAAGATGGATTAAAAATACCGACAGGGATGGCGACAGCTTGTCCTATGGAGTAGAAAAATATTTTCAGGCTGAAAACGGACTTAACCTTGTGCTGACCATTGACGAAGTGATCCAGCATTACGTGGAAAAAGCACTTGATACGGTTCAGGCGAACACTTCCGCAGATCGAGTCATGTGCATTGTAATGGATCCGAAGACCGGTGATATTTTAGCTATGGGTGTAACTCCTGATTACGATCCCAATAACCCGAGAGTGCCGCCCACAGAAGAAGGCGCTGCATACTTGGATAGCCTGACCGATGAAAAGAAGCTGGAATACTGGAATGCAATGTGGAGAAATCCGCTGGTCAGTGATACCTATGAACCAGGCTCCACCTTTAAACTGCTGACTACTGCCATCGCGTTAGAAGAAGGGGTAACCTCACTGGACGACAGGTTTGTCTGCACAGGGTCTATTGTTGTGGCAGGGCAGAAACTTAGGTGCTGGCGATCCTACAATCCCCACGGGGCGCAGAACCTCGTGCAGGCTGTAGGAAATTCTTGCAACCCAGTTTTCGTCCAGCTTGCACAGCGGGTCGGGTATGAAAAGTATTTTGACTACATGGAGCTTTTCGGGCTCAGAGATAAAACTGGAATTGACTATCCGGGTGAAGGTTATGCGATTCTACAAGATGAGGCATCGGCAGGACCGGTGGGGCTTGCAACCATGTCTTACGGGCAAGGTATTGCTGTGACTCCGATTCAGCTGATTACAGCAGTATCAGCGCTGGGGAATGAGGGGAAACTCATGCAGCCCAGAATTGTCAAGGAGCTGCGTGATAGCGACGGCAATGTAATTCAGAGCTTTAAGACAAAGGTGGTACGCCAGGTTGTTTCGAAAAAGACTGCCGATGAAATGAGCTTGATCATGGAAGCGGTTGTTGATGAGGGCGGCGGAGCTACTGCGAAGGTACCCGGCTACCGTATCGGCGGTAAAACCGGAACAGCAAACAAAGCCAAAGGAGGCGGCTACAGCGAGGAAACCTTCTCATCCTTTATCGGGATGGCTCCAATGGATGACCCTCGTATCGCAATTCTCATGATCGTGGATAATCCGAAAGGCGTAAAATTCGGAAGCCAGACTGCAGCGCCAGGCGTCAGATTAGTATTAGAAGAAACCTTAAGATATTTGAATATACAACCCTCATATAATGAGGAAGAAAAGCAGGCGATTGAAAGCGGATACGTAACCGTGCCGGATGTCACCAATATGCCATACCGCGATGCGATGGACATTTTGGGGAAAGCATCCCTTCTCTATACCGTTTCGCCGGCCGGTGATATTGCCCTTGATGACAATTTTAACGTCGTTGATCAGTATCCAAAGCCCGGTGAAAAGCTGCAAAAGGGAGGAACGGTCTGCCTATACCGAAATTAA
- a CDS encoding UDP-N-acetylmuramoyl-L-alanyl-D-glutamate--2,6-diaminopimelate ligase: MAVIDEITVNSFLTSEKLRISRKGNGKVKFKDLLYGTDVPYDADLDDLEVTGLAYNSNKVEKGYAFICIKGYHTDGHIYAMDAAFRGAAVIICEEDIDIKAVPVVRTDDSRKLLSRISANFYGAKDAVFHLYGITGTNGKTTISCMLKSIIEADARICGLLGTIGYYVGGKEYEAQNTTPESSDLQRMFAEMRDEGIENCVMEVSSHALALGKVDDIRYDASVFTNLTMDHMDFHKDIEDYYQTKKKLFYLTEGACIVNLDDDYGKRLYEELRQNGKKAVGYSLKDRKADYCGEILETTEKGSLVKVTESGLKTTLLRLNTPGIFTIYNGLAALACAREGGYSYDSIQRGLEKLKGVPGRFELVANSKEVIVIVDYAHTPDALEKVLKTANDFKKGRLICVFGCGGDRDQRKRSLMGAAAGRYSDYCIITSDNPRTERQESITADIEAGIYETGCNYEIIENRYDAIKKAVSIYKKGDIILIAGKGHETYQIIGTEKFHFDDRETVKTIIENGE, from the coding sequence TTGGCAGTGATTGATGAAATCACTGTGAACAGCTTCCTAACCTCGGAAAAGCTGCGCATCAGCAGGAAGGGGAACGGCAAGGTGAAATTCAAGGATTTGCTATACGGAACAGATGTACCGTACGATGCTGACCTGGACGATCTTGAGGTTACAGGTCTGGCATATAATTCAAATAAGGTTGAAAAAGGATATGCGTTTATCTGTATCAAGGGTTATCATACAGACGGACATATTTATGCGATGGATGCTGCCTTTCGGGGTGCAGCTGTCATCATTTGCGAAGAAGATATCGACATCAAGGCGGTTCCGGTTGTCAGAACCGATGATAGTCGAAAACTACTTTCCAGGATATCGGCCAATTTCTATGGTGCGAAAGACGCTGTGTTTCACCTGTACGGAATTACCGGAACCAATGGAAAAACCACAATTTCCTGCATGCTGAAAAGCATCATTGAGGCAGATGCCCGCATCTGCGGTCTTCTGGGTACCATCGGCTATTACGTGGGCGGCAAAGAATATGAAGCGCAGAATACCACGCCTGAATCCAGTGATCTCCAGAGGATGTTTGCTGAAATGCGAGACGAAGGGATTGAGAACTGTGTCATGGAGGTCTCATCTCACGCGCTGGCGCTCGGAAAGGTTGATGACATCCGTTATGATGCTTCTGTCTTTACAAACCTGACAATGGATCATATGGATTTTCACAAAGATATAGAGGATTACTATCAGACGAAGAAGAAACTATTTTATTTAACAGAGGGAGCCTGCATAGTAAATCTTGATGATGATTATGGAAAACGGCTCTATGAGGAACTGAGACAAAACGGCAAGAAGGCAGTGGGCTATTCCCTGAAGGATAGAAAAGCTGATTACTGCGGAGAAATTCTTGAGACAACAGAGAAAGGATCTCTCGTCAAGGTGACGGAAAGTGGTTTGAAGACCACCCTTCTCAGGTTGAATACTCCGGGAATCTTCACAATTTACAATGGTCTTGCGGCTCTGGCCTGTGCCAGAGAAGGGGGATATTCCTATGATTCAATCCAGCGCGGTCTGGAAAAACTCAAAGGGGTACCGGGGCGCTTTGAATTGGTTGCCAACAGCAAGGAAGTCATCGTCATCGTAGACTATGCCCATACGCCAGACGCCCTTGAAAAAGTCCTGAAAACTGCCAATGACTTCAAGAAAGGCAGGTTGATCTGTGTCTTTGGCTGCGGCGGAGACAGAGACCAGAGAAAGCGATCCCTGATGGGAGCAGCCGCTGGAAGGTACAGCGATTACTGTATCATTACAAGCGATAATCCCAGAACGGAGCGTCAGGAAAGCATCACAGCAGACATCGAAGCCGGAATTTATGAAACAGGATGCAATTACGAAATTATAGAAAACAGATACGATGCGATTAAAAAAGCTGTTTCCATCTATAAAAAAGGTGACATAATATTAATAGCGGGGAAAGGACACGAGACCTACCAAATCATCGGTACAGAGAAATTTCATTTTGATGACAGAGAGACTGTAAAAACGATTATAGAAAACGGTGAATAA